One Gemmatimonadaceae bacterium genomic region harbors:
- a CDS encoding PAS domain-containing protein — MLQTAVGGGPLGDVLTRVAEWVERASPGSLCSVLLLDERRSRVRHAAAPSLPRAYVRLIDGLEIGPRNGSCGAAAYTGNPVIVADVETDPLWENYRALIAPFNLRACWSHPIVGGNGAVLGTFAVYRREPATPSDDEWELLVDASHITALLIERSRAEQARVEHERNLRSIVDNALDYIMRLDADGRFTYINPAALARMGRTWEQVIGRRFRDLGYSPHIADALTAHFDEVTRTRAPLRIELALPVPDRDIWFDAVFAPIIDEAGTLTAVVLIARDVTERHLSQEALRRSEERLRLLFARSERSIALLDVEGRVREVGDHATLSTNIARDLILGVHFWELPAVAATADTQAALRRAIRDAAHGQTTSGNITYRGAAGEHRHGWFQVHPVHDAEGRVAELLLEGSDVTAMRELEVRLRQSEKMESLGRLAGGIAHDFNNILAAILGYGELLLHDAVPGTVSHEGLHHIVASSRRARDLVRQILTFSRKAEIAHQPVNLAAVVADGLRLLRASLPSTIELQEKLPERSLVVMGDGSQLSQVILNLGANAEYELRKAKAGTLHVSLDLQLFNDAQASAFGVHAGPYARLVVRDSGGGIPADVLPKIFEPFFTTKPLGEGTGMGLAVVHGIVVAHGGGVRVSSSAAGTTFDLVFPVVTTPADAPTQRPDSTAHGSGCVLVVDDEVAIVNLLRRILPRRGFEVVCMTSPVDAVEAFRADPQRFDLVVTDRTMPRMTGEALADAVHRLRPDLPIVITSGQGCSADEEDREGRTVFLAKPFDAGDLMAAIERARRRVAR; from the coding sequence ATGCTGCAGACCGCGGTTGGTGGCGGGCCGCTGGGCGACGTGCTCACGCGCGTGGCAGAATGGGTCGAGCGGGCCAGCCCGGGCTCGCTCTGTTCGGTCCTCCTGCTCGACGAGCGGCGATCCCGCGTTCGCCATGCGGCGGCGCCCTCCCTCCCCAGGGCGTACGTGCGCCTCATCGATGGCCTCGAGATCGGGCCGCGCAATGGCTCGTGCGGCGCGGCAGCCTACACCGGGAACCCGGTCATCGTCGCCGACGTCGAGACCGACCCGCTGTGGGAGAACTACCGCGCACTGATTGCCCCCTTCAATCTGCGCGCCTGCTGGTCGCATCCGATCGTTGGGGGAAACGGTGCGGTGCTCGGAACCTTCGCCGTCTATCGCCGCGAGCCGGCCACCCCGTCGGACGATGAGTGGGAACTGCTCGTCGATGCCTCGCACATCACGGCGCTCCTCATCGAGCGGTCGCGTGCCGAGCAGGCCAGGGTCGAACACGAGCGCAACCTGCGCTCGATCGTCGACAACGCCCTCGACTACATCATGCGGCTCGACGCCGATGGGCGCTTCACCTACATCAACCCTGCGGCACTCGCGCGCATGGGGCGCACGTGGGAGCAGGTGATCGGGCGGCGCTTTCGCGACCTGGGATACTCGCCCCACATCGCCGACGCACTCACGGCGCACTTCGATGAGGTCACGCGCACGCGCGCGCCACTTCGCATCGAACTCGCCCTCCCGGTCCCGGATCGCGACATCTGGTTCGACGCCGTCTTCGCCCCCATCATCGACGAAGCGGGCACGCTGACCGCCGTGGTGCTGATTGCCCGCGACGTCACGGAGCGGCACCTGAGCCAGGAGGCGCTGCGCCGTTCCGAGGAGCGGCTCCGCCTCCTCTTCGCGCGCTCCGAACGATCCATTGCCCTCCTCGACGTGGAAGGGCGCGTGCGTGAAGTCGGGGACCATGCCACGCTGTCGACGAACATCGCGCGCGACCTGATCCTGGGCGTCCACTTCTGGGAACTCCCCGCCGTCGCCGCCACCGCAGATACCCAAGCGGCGCTGCGACGGGCCATTCGCGACGCCGCACACGGACAAACCACCAGCGGCAACATCACCTACCGAGGGGCAGCAGGCGAGCATCGCCATGGCTGGTTCCAGGTCCATCCCGTTCACGACGCCGAGGGGCGGGTGGCCGAGCTCCTGCTCGAGGGAAGCGACGTGACCGCCATGCGCGAGCTGGAGGTGCGCCTGCGCCAGTCCGAGAAGATGGAATCGCTGGGGCGACTCGCCGGCGGCATCGCCCACGACTTCAACAACATCCTCGCGGCAATCCTCGGCTATGGCGAACTCCTGCTCCACGACGCCGTCCCCGGGACGGTGTCGCACGAAGGGTTGCACCACATCGTCGCGTCATCGCGCCGGGCGCGTGACCTCGTGCGCCAGATCCTCACCTTCAGCCGCAAGGCGGAGATCGCCCACCAGCCGGTGAACCTCGCGGCGGTGGTGGCCGATGGGCTGCGCCTCCTGCGCGCCTCACTGCCATCGACCATCGAGCTGCAGGAGAAGCTCCCCGAGCGGTCGCTGGTCGTGATGGGCGACGGGTCGCAGCTCTCGCAGGTCATTCTCAACCTTGGCGCCAACGCGGAGTACGAACTGCGGAAAGCCAAGGCGGGAACGCTCCATGTGTCGCTCGACCTGCAGCTGTTCAACGACGCGCAGGCCAGCGCGTTCGGCGTGCACGCGGGGCCGTACGCGCGGCTCGTCGTGCGCGACAGCGGCGGTGGCATCCCGGCGGACGTGCTCCCCAAGATCTTCGAGCCCTTCTTCACCACCAAGCCGTTAGGCGAGGGGACGGGGATGGGACTCGCCGTGGTGCATGGCATCGTCGTCGCGCACGGCGGCGGCGTGCGCGTCTCCAGCTCTGCTGCCGGCACGACCTTCGACCTCGTCTTTCCCGTCGTCACCACGCCGGCCGACGCGCCTACGCAGCGCCCGGACTCGACGGCGCACGGATCGGGGTGCGTCCTCGTCGTCGACGACGAAGTGGCGATCGTGAACCTCCTGCGCCGGATCTTGCCGCGCCGCGGCTTCGAGGTGGTCTGCATGACCTCGCCCGTCGACGCGGTCGAGGCGTTCCGCGCCGATCCGCAGCGCTTCGACCTCGTCGTGACCGACCGCACCATGCCGCGCATGACCGGCGAAGCGCTCGCCGACGCCGTGCACCGGCTACGTCCCGACCTCCCCATCGTCATCACCAGCGGGCAGGGATGTTCGGCCGACGAGGAGGATCGCGAGGGGCGCACCGTCTTCCTCGCCAAGCCGTTCGATGCCGGCGACCTCATGGCCGCCATCGAGCGTGCCCGGCGTCGCGTGGCGCGCTGA